CGGCCAGGTGGAAGCGGTGCGGCATCGCACAGCGGCCGAGCACCTCGCGCAGCTCGTAGGCGCGCCCGGACCACGTCTCGCCGATGACGTCGATCGTGTGGGGCGCGCTGTGGCGGGCCTCGGCCCAGGTGTGCAGGAAACCCGAGACGGCCTGGTGGAACTGCTCGTCCGGCGGTGCTGCCGGTCGGACCAGGTAGTGGTCCATGTGTCCGGTGGCGATCGCCTCGAAGACCGCTTCACCGGTCGCGAGCACCCCGACGTGGGACCAGCCGACCAGCAGTGCTCGCCGGGCGTGCGGGAAGAACCGGTGCACCTCCGCGAGCAGTCGCGTGCCGGGCTCGCCCGCGAGGGTCTCGCCCGCGAGCACGAGGGCGACCTCCTCGCCGTCGGCCACGAGCTCCTCGAGAGCGCCGAGCGCCTGGTTCCGCGAGCGCAGACAGATGACGCGGTAGTCGCGCTCGTACCGGTTGCGGAGCTCACGCTCGACGGCGTGCAGCAGGCCGGGGTCGTCGTCGACCGCGATCAGCAGCGGGCCGCTCATGGCTGCTGGTCGTGGTGCCGGGCACGTCCCACCCACACGCGTCAGATCGTAGGAGGGGAGGCCCGGCGGCGCCAGGGTGGGTCACCGGGCCGGTCTCACATCGTCAGCACCGCGTACGAGACTCGATAGGCGCCTGCCTTGCATCGGGATCGTGGCGGCAAGTCAGGCGCGGTCCGCGCGAAGCAGTGGCAAGTCGAGGTCATATGCCAGCACGACGGCCCGGGCGAGCTGCTTCTCCTGGTCTGCGGTCAAGAAGCCGATCGTGCGTCCGACCAGTTGCGAGGGGACGGTGACGACGTTGTCGAGCGAGGCCACGCACTCGTGGTCGAGTCCGTTGTGCGGGCCCAGCCGGACCTCGCTAGTCAGGCCCTTGATGGTGGAGGTGACGGGTGCGACAGTGACCTTGGTCATTGCCGAGCGGGCTGCTTCACGAGTGAGCACGACGGCTGGTCGGGCCTTGTCGAGGTGCATCAGGCAGATCTCATGCACGGCTCACTCCTCGAGGTCGACCCGGCCTACGGTCCAGTTCACGAGTGGATCGAGGTCGTCCGCCGGTCCCTTCTCTCGAAGACTGGCAGCGTCCTGCTCTGCGAGGAGCAGCCGCATCTCGCGCTCCAGGGCGCTGGCAACCAGGCTGGCACGACTCGTGGCCTTGCCGGAGGCCACGGCTCGGTCGAGGAAGGCGACCATCTCGTCGGGGAGCCGGACGGCGATCTGGGTGCTCACAACTCCATGATACCGGCGTGAATCCCAAGTTGGTATGCTCTGGCGGCTCAGGCATGGTGGTCAGGCGTGGCCCCCTACGGAGCCCAAAACGGCCGCCAAGGATCGGGCCGGTTGACCGTCACCGAGGCAGGAGACGTCCCTTGTGAAGGCCGACCTCAAGAAAGAGATCGCCACCTACACCGCTCCGCACGGACGGTTCGCGATCGTGACCGTGCCCGCGTTGCAGTTCCTCATGATCGATGGGCACGGCGACCCCAACACGTCCCAGGTGTACGAGGACGCCGTGACGACGATCTTTCCGGTCGCCTACAAGCTGAAGTTCCTCAGCAAGGGCGACCTGGGTCGTGACTATTCGGTGATGCCGCTCGAAGCCCTCTGGTGGTCCGACGACATGGCATCCTTCACCAGCGCCCGGGACAAGTCGCGCTGGGACTGGACGCTGATGAACCTGGTCCCCGCCTGGATCACGCCAGCACACCTCGCCACCGCATGCGGGACGGTCGCTCGCAAGGGCGGCGCGCTGCTGCTCGAGGACGTCCGCCTCGAACGCCTCGACGAGGGCCTGAGCGTGCAAACCCTCCACGTGGGTCCGTACGACGACGAAGCGCCGGTCCTCGACGCGATGCACAACGAGTTCATACCCGCCCATTCCCTGCGCATGACCGGGAAGCATCACGAGATCTACCTCAGCGACTTCCGCCGCACGCCGGCGAGCAAGCTCAAGACGATCCTGCGTCAGCCCGTCGGGGGTGCCGGCGCGTAGGCGCCCGATCGACAGCTGCTGGTGGGCCTATTCGTTGATCGCCTCGATACCCAGCCGCTTGAGTTCCTCGAGATGGTCCAGCATGGCCTTGACGATCCGCGGGGGGTGCCCCGTCCAGTTCTGCACCTCACCGACCACCCGCAGCGGCTGCCGAGTGCGATATGACCTGGTCGGGTTGCCCGGGAACTTCTTGTCGGTGAGGTTCGGGTCGTCTTCGATGGGGCCGGTGGGTTCCACGCGGTAGATCCGCCCGCGCCCTTCGCCTGTGGCCAGCTCCGCTCCCCAGGTCGCCGCCTCAAGGGTTGCGGTCAGGTAGATGAAGTTCGCCTTCTTCCGCTCGCCGTAATTGGAGCTGTAGCCAGGTTCCAGGAGGTCTCCGACCATCAGGTCAGCTCTGGTGCCGTGGTAGTAGGGCCCGGGGTCCTGCTCTCGCGGGGCGTCGGCACGGTCCATCCGCCGAGCCTGCACGAGCCGAAGGGTTGCCCGCACCCCGACGCGCGTGTTGCTGGCCGGGCCCCGAGGATGGCGGTCATGACCGCGTTGCTCTGGCTCCGTCGGGACCTTCGGCTGCACGACCTCCCGGCGCTGCTCGCGGCGCACGAGTCGGACGGCGACGTCCTGCCGGCGTTCGTCGCGGACCCGACATTGCTGGCCTCGGCGGGGCCGGTGCGCCGGGCCCACCTTGCCGCGGCGCTGGGCGCCCTCGACGCGTCGTACGACGGCGCGCTGGTGGTCCGCGTGGGTCGCCCCGAGACCGAGGTCCCGGCCCTCGTCCGAGAGATCGGCGCCGCGAGCGTCCATGTCAGCCGGGAGAGCACGCCGTACGGGCGGCGCCGCGACCGCCGGGTCGAGCGCGCCTTGGGGGATGTCCCGCTCGTGGCCACCGGCACGCCCTACGCCGTCGGCCCGGGGTTGGTGCGCAAGGCGGACGGCGCGCCGTTCCAGGTGTTCACCCCGTTCTCCCGCGTGTGGCGGGAGCACGGCTGGCCCTCGCCCGCACCGGTCCCCGCCCGCCTGGCGTGGCACCGGACGGTCGAGTCGGCACCGCTGCCCTGGGACGAGGACCCGGCCACCGCCGTCGTGCCCACCGGTGAGGCCGCAGCCCGAGCTCGGTGGGAAGAGTTCCTCGAGGACGACCTCGCGGACTACGACCGCAACCGTGACCGCCCGGACCTGGATGCCACGTCGCAGATGTCGGTGCACCTCAAGAACGGCACGATCCACCCGCGCACGATGCTCGCAGACATCGCTGCCCACCCGGCAGGAAGGTCGGAGGGCGCCCGGCGGTTCGTCGCCGAGCTGTGCTGGAGGGAGTTCTACGCCGACGTGCTCTGGCATCGCCCGGACTCCGCCTGGGACGACCTGCGTGATGACCTGCGCGGCATGGCGTACGAGGACCCGGCAGGTGCCGCGGCGGCCCCCGTCCGCGCATGGCAGGAGGGCCGGACGGGGTATCCGTTCGTCGACGCCGGCATGCGCCAGCTCCTCACCGAAGGGTGGATGCACAACCGGGTACGGATGGTCGTGGCGAGCTTCCTCGTCAAGGACCTGCACGTGTGGTGGCCGCACGGCGCGCGGTACTTCCTCGAGCACCTCCGCGATGGCGACATCGCCTCGAACAACCACGGCTGGCAGTGGGTGGCGGGTACCGGCACGGACGCCGCGCCCTACTTCCGCGTGTTCAACCCGGTCACCCAGGGCGAGCGGTACGACCCCGAGGGAGTGTACGTGCGCCGGTACGTGCCCGAGCTGGCCCACATCCCGGGCGTCGCGGTGCACCAGCCGTGGCGCGTGCCGGATGGTCTGGACCACGGGTATCCCGAGCGGATCGTCGATCATGCCTCGGAGCGGGCGGAGGCGCTGGGGCGCTACGAGGCTGCGCGTGCGACCAGACCCGCAGGTGTACGCAGGAGCGCCAGCACTTCCTAGTGGAGCATTGCCGTTTGCCTACGATGCACTGATCCTGCAAAAAGGCGGCCGCTCTGAGCACGGTTCTGCATCTGTGGTGGGACGTTGTTCCCGCAAGAAACTTGCCGCGCGCGGCGGCGAGGTCGCCCGGCAATATGATCCGCACCATGAGCGAGCAGGACGGTCAGCCCGCCGCGCGACCGAAGCAAGGCGACTGGCGGCGAAGCGGGGCCCCGCGGTTCTCAGGCTCGACGCCTGTCCGGGCCACTGAACGTCAGCACTTTGCCGTTCCCGCTCACCCCGTCGGACGTCGATGTCTGGCGGCACGACGATCAGAGCGGCCGAGTGATAGTCGAAGCACCTCCACGCACCGACCTCTACGTCAATCCGGGCGGCCAGGGCTCTGCAGATGCGGAGTCGATGCTCAACGCAGCGACCCTTGTCGGGACGCCCCCCGGCGGCGATTTTCAGTTCAGCGCGCGGGTGAGTCCGGACTTCCGAGCGCAGTTCGACGCCGGGGTGCTGCTGCTGTGGATCGACGAGCCGCACTGGGCCAAGTTCTGTTTCGAGTTCTCTCCCGCGTCAGATCCCATCGTGGTCTCGGTCGTCACTCGAGTTGTCTCCGATGATGCCAATGCCTTTGTCGTTCAGGACCGGTCGGTGTGGTTGCGCATCTGCCGCGTTGATCACGTCTATGCGTTCCACGCATCGAGCGACGGCACCCGGTGGCAGCTGATCCGCGTCTTCGGAATGGGAGACGCGGTGTCCGAGCACCGCAAGGGTTTCGAGGCCCAGTCACCTAACGGGGACGGCTGCACCGTGACCTTCAACGAGATTCGATTCTCCCGCCAGAGTCTCGCGGATCTTCGCGACGGTTCCTGACATTCGCGGCGTTCGCAGGCATGGAGCGGTCGTCGTCGCTCGTCCGGGCCGTGAAGGCGCCGAACCCCGTCATGCGGGCGCAGCGCAGTCGGTCGCCCCCCGGACCGCACCCCTGCGCGGCGCCGGTGTCGTTCTGGCGGAGTCGGGGTCAGTGCTGGCCGTAGACGTTCTGGTAGCGCTCGAAGAGACTCGCCACCTGCGCGTCGGGGATAGGAATTGGCTCGCCGAGCTGGCGGGAGATGTGCACGGTGCGAGCGACCTCCTCGCACATCACCGCGGCCTTGACCGCGGCGCGGGCATCCTTGCCAACGGTGAAGGGGCCGTGGTTGCGCATGAGCACGGCCTTCGACCGGGAGCCCCGCAGCGTCTCGACGATGCCGCGGCCGATGGAGTCGTCCCCGATCAGCGCGAACGGGCCGACCGGGATGTCCCCGCCGAACTCGTCCGCCATCATCGTCAGCACGCACGGGATCGCCTCACCGCGCGCGGCCCACGCGGCGGCGTAGGTGGAGTGAGTGTGCACCACCCCGCCCACCTCGGGCATGTGCCGGTAGACGTAGGCGTGCGCGGCGGTGTCGGAGGACGGCTGCAGCGACGCCGCCGTGCCATCGTCGATCTTGGCGCCGTCCAGGTCACATACCACCATGACCTCCGGTGCGAGGTCGTCGTAGGAGACCCCAGACGGCTTGATGACGAACAAGTCGGTGCCCGGCACCCGTTCGGACACGTTGCCGGCCGTCCACACCACCAGCTCGTAGCGGGGCAGCTCCGCATGCAAGGCGGCCACCCTCTCGCGGGTCGCCGCGATGGCCTTCTGGATCTCGGAGGAGAGTTCAATCAGCACCGTAGTCATCGCGCACCTCCCAGGAGTTCGGCCACGTCCGCGTCGACGTCCTGCACCGTGACATTCCGAGCCAGGGCCTTGCGGCGCAGCCGCTTGAGTCGGCGCATGACGTCGTTGCCGCCGCGGCCGAAGTGGTCGTGCAGAGCGGTGTACTCCGCGTACAGGTCGTCGTAGGCCAGCGCGGCGTCCTCGTCGGGCGTGTACGCGGCGACCGTGCGCCGCCCCATCGCGCGGGCCGCGGTTCGCACGTCCGGGTACGCCCCGGCCGCCACGGCGGCGTGGATCGCCGAGCCCAGCGCCGGGCCCTGCTCGGACATGATGGTGGACAGCGGCAGGCGGGTGATGTCGGAGTACATCTGCATGAGGAACCGGTTCTTCAGCAGACCCCCGGCCACGACCAGCTCCCTCACCGGTACCCCGGCGCCGTCGAAGGCCTCGACGATGGTGCGGGTCCCGAACGCGGTGGCCTCGAGCAGGGCCCGGTAGACCTCCTCCGGGCGTGTGGCCAGCGTGAGGCCCAGGACGAGGCCGCTCAGCTCGTGGTCCACCAGGACCGACCGGTTGCCCGAGTGCCAGTCCAGCGCGACCAGGCCGTGCCCGCCGACCGGCAGGGCGGCGGCCTTCTCGGTCAGCAGCTCGTGCACGGACAGGCCGCGCCGCTGTGCCTCGGCGGTGTACTCGGACGGGACGGCGTTGTTGACAAACCAGGCGAATATGTCCCCGACTCCGGACTGGCCGGCTTCGTAGCCCCAGACGTCCTCGATGATGCCGCCCTTGACGACGCCGCACATGCCCGGCACCTCGGCCAGGCGCTCACCGTTCATCACGTGGCACGTCGAGGTGCCCATGATCGCGACCATCTGGCCCGGTTCCACGGCGTTCGCGGCCGGCGCGGTCACGTGCGCGTCGACGTTGCCGACGGCGACGGCGATGCCTTCGGGCAGCCCGGTCCAGTCGGCCGCCTGCGCTGAGAGCCGCCCGGCGGTGTGGCCGAGCTGGCCGATGGTGTGCTCGACCTTCTCGGCGACGAAGTCGGTGAAGTCGGGGTTGAGCTGGCCGAGGAACTCCCGCGACGGGTATTGCCCGTCCTGGTAGATGCCCTTGTACCCGGCCGTGCACGCGTTGCGAACGTACTCCCCGGTCAGCTGCCAGACGATCCAGTCCGCCGCCTCGACCCAGCGGGCCATCGCGTCGTAGACCTCGCGGTCCTCCTCTAGCAGCTGCAGGCCCTTGGCGAACTCCCACTCCGAGGAGATGAACCCGCCGTAGCGCTTGATCCACTCCTCGCCGCGGGCATGGGCCAGCTCGTTGATGCGGTCCGCCTGCCCCTGCGCGGCGTGGTGCTTCCAGAGCTTGACGTATGCGTGCGGGCGCCCGGCGAACTGCTCAAGCTCACACAGCGGCGTCCCGTCCTGCGTCGTCGGCACCATGGTGCACGCAGTGAAGTCCGTCCCGATCCCGACCACGTCTGCGGGGTCCACCCCGGCCGCCTCGATCGCCGCCGGCACCGCGACCTTGAGCACCTCGACGTAGTCCGCCGGGTTCTGCAGCGCCCACTCCGGCGGGAGCTCCTCGTCCTCGTGCGCCGACAGCACCCGGTCCATCACCGCGTGCGGGTACTCGTGCACCGCGCTGCCCAGCTCCACACCGTCCGACACCCGCACGACCACCGCACGGCCGGACAACGTCCCGTAGTCGATCCCGACGACCAGCGCGGTGCTCTCGTTGATCATTTGCTGTCTCCTTGTGATTCGGATTCGTGCGGGCATTGCTCGTGCGAGGGTGGACTTCAACGTCCGGCGCGAACTACCGTCCGGTAGGACCGCTCCTGGCCGGGTTCGAGCCAGATCACTTCGCCGTCGTGCTCGGCCTGTTTGCGGCCGAAGTCTCGCGAGGTTGATGGTTCGACGCCCAGCACGTTGACACCGGGTGTCGCGTCGCGCCAGAGAACTAGCTGGTCCCAGCTGGCGGTGTCCTGTTCGACGCGTACCCAGGCGCCGTGGGGTGAGCGGACCTCTACCGCCGCGACCGGTCCGGGGTGCGGGCGGCAGTGGAGCACCACTTCGGGTGCAGTGCCATCGGCGATATCGAGGGTCCACGGCAGGGGGACGGTAGTTGGACCGGAGCGGTCACGCTCGCCGACAGGGTCCGCGGTCGCGGTCACGACCGTCCCCGGCACCACCACGGGTGCTCCGAGGTTGACGTGGTGGCGGAACATGTGCCCGGCAGGCACCCACCCCGGGTTGCGGACGGTGTCCTCGATACGAAGCATCGGTTCGGCTGTGCTGGCCACGAGTCGCCGGCGCAGCGCGAGCGTCGGTGTGCCGAGGGCGGCCTCGATCACGTCGCCGGTGACCTCGAGGGAGAGTACGCCGTCGTCGTCGACGAGCGACCATCGCACGTTCTCGGCGGGGATGTGGCCGACTCGCCCGTGCAGTGGGTGGTGTACTCCATCCACGGTGGACGGTGCACCGGTCGAGGCCAGCCCGCACGTGGTGAGCAGGCCACCGCCGAACGTGTGGACCCAGCCCGTGCTGCCGGACTTATAGCGGGCCGAGTTGATCGGGCCGCGCGCCGAGCGCCAGGCCAGGGGTAGCCCGGCGGCGTCCGCCCAGCCGATGTCCATGGCTCGGTCGAGGAGCAGATCGAAGGAGATGCCTGCAGGGTTGCGCACCGTCAGGATAGGGCTGCCGCGGCCTGGGCCCTCGTCGAGCACTGCCCGGGTGACCGACACGAGCTGGTCCGGTGCGCCGAGCAGGCGCCGTAGCGTCGGCTCGAGCATCACTGAGTCTGCACCGAAGCCCATCAGCCGGCCCCGCGCACCTCAACGGCCGACGACCGCCGGGCTCCGACTGCGATGGCGGCGACGAGGACGGCTCCGGTGAGGACGTACTGCCAGTAGGACGCGACGCCCAGCAGGTTCAGTGCGTTGGCCAGCACTGCAAAGAGCAGCGCGCCGACCACCGTTCCGAACATTGTGCCCCGCCCGCCGCGCAGTGCCGTGCCGCCGACGACGACGGCTGCGATGACGTCCATCTCGAAGCCCATGGCCATGTTGCCCTCGGCTGAGGACAACCGGCCTGCCATGAAGATCCCCGCCAGGGCGAAGCACACGCCGGCTACGACGAAAACTAGAACCTTCGCGTGGTTGACCGGTAGCCCGGCGAGCACGGCGGCCCGCTCGTTGCTACCGAATGCCCGCAAGGTGCGTCCGAAGTACGTTCGGCTGAGCAGCAGGTAGGACGCGACCGCCACCATGATGAATAGCAGAAACGAGATCGGCAGCCAGCCCACCGTGCCGGTGGTCGCCGCCCGGTAGTTGCTCGACGTGATCGGCACGACCTTTCCGGAGGTCCAGATAAACGCCAGACCGAGGAAGAGGTACAGGGTGCCGAGCGTCGCGATGAACGGCGCGATCCGCACGTAGGTCACCAGTAGCCCGTTGACCAGGCCGAGCACGACGCCGATACCGAGGGCGAGTGCCATCGCTGCCCCGATGGTGGTGTGGGGCAGCACGGTTGCCACGGCGATCGCACTGACCGCGATGACCCCACCGACCGACAGGTCCAGCAGCCCACCGGCGATGAGCAGCGTCATGCCGCATGCGGCCAAACCCACGAACGACGCCTGGAAGAGGACGTTCTCGATGTTGCCGGGGCCCCAGAAGGACGGCTTGGTCAGGCCGACGCCGATGGCCAGGACCACGAGAACGGCAAGGAGGTACTGCCGCGAGGCGAAGTGGAGGGCGCTCTGCAGCTGCCCCGGTCCGCGATCGACCCGGGCGGAACGGTTGATGGTGTCGGTGGTGGTCACGAAAGCCTTCCCTCCAGCATTCGGCGGACCGCGGCACGCTGCGCACCGTCGACGCTCAGCGCGAAGATCAGCAGCAGCCCGAGCGCGACGTACTGGTAGAACGACGGGACGTTGAGCAGGTTGAGGCCAGAGTTGATCATCGCCAGCAGCAGCGCGGCAACGAACGTCCCGACGATGTTGGCGCGCCCGCCGGCCATGGACGTGCCGCCCAGCACCACAATGGCGATGGCTTGCAGCTCGAGGCCGGCAGAGACCGAGCCGTTGACGACGCCGAGTTGGCTGGCCAGAAGAACCCCCCCGACGCCCGCGGACGCGCCGGCGACAAGATAGCTGAGCAGGAGCACGCGGTTGACGCTGATGCCCGTGTCCACGGCCGCTTCGGGACTGCCGCCGACGGCGACCACGTGCTTACCGAAGCGCATCCGCTCGAGCGTGAACCACATGGCCCCGCCGGCGGCGACCGCGATGAGGAAGGGCACGGGGATGCCGAGCAGCGAAGATGTCGCCACGTCCTTGAACCCGGCCGAGGCGATCATGATGGGGGCGCCTCCGGTGAAGAGCAGCACCGCCCCGCGGAAGACGCTCATGGTGGCAAGGGTGCCGATGAAGCCGGGCACCTTGGCCTGGGTGACGATCAGTCCGTTGACAAGGCCGAGCGCGGCGCCGACCGCGATACCTACGGCCGCTCCGACGAGCGGTCCCGAGGCGTTGACGGCGGCCGCCGCGACGCAGGCAGCCAGCGCCTGTGCCGATCCGACCGACAGGTCGATGCCGCGCACGGCGATGACTAGGGTCATCCCGTAGCCGACGATCGCGAGAATCGCGGCGTTGACGAGCATGTTCGTCACGTTCGAGGCCGAGGCGAAGTTCGGGACGATTGCGAGGCCGGCAATGAGCACGAGCAGAAAGGGCACGAGCACACCGGAGTTCTGCAGCAGGCGCCGGCGCTGGTCGGCACGGCGCGCCCGCTCGGCCGAGCGGTCCCGTTCTGCGGCGACGAGCTCATCAGCCGCGCGAACAGTGGCGGTCTCAGGCATGGTTGGTCTCCTGCGCGGTCTGGCCGACGGATGCGCCGACGATGTTCTCCTCGGTGACGTCCCTGCCGCGTAGCTCGGCGACATGGCGTCCGGCGAAGTACACGGCACAGCGGTCCGCAATCGCGGCGAGCTCCGGTGCATCGGAGCTTGACACCACCACGGCCACGCCGCTGTCGGCGAGCTGTTGGATGAGCTGGTAGATGTCGACCTTCGCCCCGACGTCTACGCCTCGGGTGGGTTCGTTCAACAGCAGCACTGAGCAGCCCGAGAGCAGGGCACGACTCAGAAGCACCTTCTGCTGGTTCCCCCCCGAGAGGTTGCCGACGAGCTGACGGCCGTGCGGCACCCTGATGCGCATCTGGTCCCGCAGTTTGAGGAACTCGGCTGACTCGTCGCGTGGTACCGGCAGCAGCCGGTTACGCCAGGGCAGGGCCCGGCGGTCACGGGACACCATGGCGTTCTCGGTCACGTCGAGGTGCGGCAGGATGCCCTCGCCCTTACGGTCCTCGGAGAGCATGAAGATTCCGTTGGCCACTGCCTCGCGACTGCTGCGCAGGCGGACCTGGCGACTGTCGACCCTGACGGTCCCACGCTGCGCGACGAGGTCACCGAAGAGTGCCCGGGTGAGTTCGGTGCGGCCGGAGCCGACCAGCCCGGCCAGGCCGAGGATCTCACCACGGCGGACTTCGAGGTCGAACGGCTCGGCGACGCCTGGAACCACCAGGTCGCGGACCTCGAGCCGGACGTCGACGGCACTCTCGTGGACGGCGGCGTGCTCGTAGGTCTGTGGCTTACGGCCGAGCATGTGCTCGACAAGGCGGGGCTCGTCGAGCTCGGCGGTGGGCTGGTGTGCGACGAGCTCACCGTCACGCAGCACGGCTACGTCGTCGCAGATGGTGAAGATCTCGTCGAGGTGGTGGGAGACGTAGACGATGGCCTTTCCCCGCTCGGCCAAGCGGCGAACGATGGTGTGAAGCTGGCTGATCTCTGCGGCGTTGAGGGCAGCTGTGGGTTCATCCATGATAAGGACGTCGAACTCACGTGAGAGTGCACGGGCGATCTCGACCATCTGCCGGTCACCCACGGTGAGCGAGCTCAGCGGGCGGTCCGGATCGAGCTCCATGCCGAGCTGCTCGAGCACCTCGACGGACCGCGCACGGGTACGTCCCCGGTGCACCACTCCGCCAGATGTGAGCTCGTGCCCGAGGAAGATGTTGTCGGCCACCGAGAGCTGCGGGACCTGCCGGAACTCCTGGCTGACCACGCTTATGCCGGCGGCCTGGGAGTCAGCCGAGCTCCGGAATCGCTGCTCGGCCCCCTTCACGATCACCGCGCCTCGCACGGGCTGCTCGATGCCACCGAGGATGCGGATGAGCGTGCTCTTGCCGGCCCCGTTCTCACCTACAAGTCCGAGGACCTGTCCTGCTCGGATCTGCAGGGACACACCCTTGAGCGCCCGGACCCCTGGGTACTCCTGAACGACGTCGTTGACCTGCAGCACTGTCGTCATCGCTTCTCTCCATCGGCGCGATGGGTGGGGGTGGCCGGAGCCACCCCCACCACGTGGTCGGCTCAGTCCTGCGCGGCGCGGGACGCGCGGAAGTCGGCCATGTTGTCGGCGGTCACGATCTCCACGGGGAAGAAGATCGTCTTGTTCTCGGCGTCGTCGTAGCTCGCGTCGTTCCCCTCGAGCAGGGCGAGGACGGTCTCAACGGCCTTGACGCCCTGTCCGTACGGGTCCTGGGCAACGGTCGCACTCATCAGACCCTGTTCAATCAGGTCGAGGGCGCCGTCGGAGCCGTCGAACCCGATGAGGATGAAGCCGTCGGCCACGGACTTGCCTGCCGTCTCCATGGCACGCTGGGCGCCGATGGCCGAGTCGTCGTTGGCCGCGTAGATGACCTCTAGGTCAGGGTTGGCCGACAGCATGTCCTGCGCGGCGGCAAAGCCACCGTCGACGGTGTCGTTGCCGTCGAGGCTGGAGACGATCTCAAAGTTCTCGTGGTCGTCCACGGCCGCGACGAACTCGGCCACACGCTCCTCACCCACCACCGAGCCGGCGTGCAGCTCGATGACGCCGACCTTGTGGGGTCCGGGGACATCGCCGAGCTGCTCGATGACGTACTCGGCAGCCAAGGCTCCGCCGTTGGCGTTGTTGGACTGGATGTAGGCGTCATAGTCGCCGGCGGTGCCGATGTCGGCGATGACGACTGGGATCTTCGCGGCGTGGGCAGCGTCGATCGTCGCGGGTAGCGCGGTCGGCTGTACCGGGGTGACGATCAGACCCGAGATATCCTGGTTGATCAGGTCGAGCGAGCCGGAGACCTGCTGGTTCTGGTCGGACTTCTGGTCGACCACCACGACATTGACCCCGGCCTCTTCTCCACCGGCCTTGACGCCCGCGGAGTAGGACTGCCAGTAGGGGTTCTGCAGGTCGTAGACCGAGTAGCCGATGGTCAGCGGGTCCTTGGCCTCGAACTCCACGGAAGCGCTGGCGCCGGTGGCGTTGTCGCCACCATCAGCACTGTCGGCGGGCTCGTCGGCACCGCTGGCGCAGGCGGCCAGCATGAGGCTGGCGACGGCTGAGAGTGCAACGACTCTGGGGAGGTTGCGCATGGTGTCTCCTTTGACGTGATGGGTTGATTGTCTGGGTCGTGCTTGTGGCGATTTGGTGTGCTGGGTCGTCCGCTGGGGTCAGCGGATGTTCGTCGTCAGGCGCCCGGTGTTGGCGGCGGGGGCGACGAAGGCGTTGTCGTGCAGGCCGGCCCAAGCGGGCAGGGGCGTGGGCGTGTCGGCGGCGTGCTCGGTCGGCTCGTGGCTGTAGGTCGAGACTTCACGGACGACCAGCGGCGTCGGAGAGTCGGCCGGGCAGCGGAACGCGTGCAGATGCTTCCGGTGCATTACGAACTTGGGGTCACCGCTCTTGAGCCGAACGTGGCTGGTGAGCCGGGCATAGGTCTGCTCGCGGCCGGCGGGAAGGTCGACCCCGTCGGGCCACGGCGAGCCGGCGGGCATCGGGTTGAAGCTGAGGACCTCCTCGTCACCCACCTGGACGGGCGTGGGAGCGTAGAAGACCTCCATCTCGCCCATCACTACCTCGTAGCTCTCGGTCTTGCGCTGGTGGAAGTGGGGCGGGCAGAACTTGCCCGGGTGGACGATCATCAGCTTGTCGCACAGGCCGCTGTACTCCGACCCGTGGGAGGCGGATGCGGGCAGGCCATCGACAGCCGCCTCGTTGAGCGACTCAAATATCACCATGAGCTCGTGAGCCTCACGCGACCAGAGGCCGTTCT
This window of the Georgenia yuyongxinii genome carries:
- a CDS encoding substrate-binding domain-containing protein; amino-acid sequence: MRNLPRVVALSAVASLMLAACASGADEPADSADGGDNATGASASVEFEAKDPLTIGYSVYDLQNPYWQSYSAGVKAGGEEAGVNVVVVDQKSDQNQQVSGSLDLINQDISGLIVTPVQPTALPATIDAAHAAKIPVVIADIGTAGDYDAYIQSNNANGGALAAEYVIEQLGDVPGPHKVGVIELHAGSVVGEERVAEFVAAVDDHENFEIVSSLDGNDTVDGGFAAAQDMLSANPDLEVIYAANDDSAIGAQRAMETAGKSVADGFILIGFDGSDGALDLIEQGLMSATVAQDPYGQGVKAVETVLALLEGNDASYDDAENKTIFFPVEIVTADNMADFRASRAAQD
- a CDS encoding cupin domain-containing protein, with the protein product MTRREYDEWLNEAASLARALRYPISGDMVNDSAGIVFGDDQYAAFENGLWSREAHELMVIFESLNEAAVDGLPASASHGSEYSGLCDKLMIVHPGKFCPPHFHQRKTESYEVVMGEMEVFYAPTPVQVGDEEVLSFNPMPAGSPWPDGVDLPAGREQTYARLTSHVRLKSGDPKFVMHRKHLHAFRCPADSPTPLVVREVSTYSHEPTEHAADTPTPLPAWAGLHDNAFVAPAANTGRLTTNIR